A genomic window from Paraburkholderia phytofirmans OLGA172 includes:
- the dcm gene encoding DNA (cytosine-5-)-methyltransferase: protein MSYTKDNATLKVAELFAGVGGFRLGLEAVHGAPFEVTFSNQFEPSKKVQHASTIYKTHWPEETHINEDVFAVLASESGQQTIREASPDILCGGFPCQDYSVAKPLSQSDGLAGKKGVLWWSIAALLKQRIMDGEPVKYVMLENVDRLISSPASCKGRDFAVILATLNSLGYAAEWRVVNAADYGYAQRRRRIFIVAYHESTGVYENMETASLASASSGWLDHSVLNDALPCVPRNPLDGATPALNLHSDPFDEQLHYRPLSNGKSRFSKCGLMLDGAVRTFAVDAAEIADFTEFTGQATPLTLGDIVRKTGPVPTTFYIKQEDEENWLAAKAAKKTPRTKNGFAYNYSEGAMSFPDPLDRPSRTVITSEGGTTAARTKHAIRESSGLLRRLTPEELEALNGFPRRFTEMPGVSDATRAMLMGNALVVPLVTRIGEALHKAHVQHTSES, encoded by the coding sequence ATGTCGTACACGAAGGACAACGCCACACTTAAGGTCGCAGAACTGTTCGCAGGTGTCGGCGGATTCAGGCTCGGCCTGGAAGCCGTTCATGGAGCACCGTTTGAGGTCACATTCAGCAATCAGTTTGAACCGTCAAAAAAAGTCCAGCACGCCAGCACAATTTACAAGACGCATTGGCCAGAAGAAACGCATATCAACGAAGACGTTTTCGCCGTCCTCGCTTCCGAATCAGGCCAACAGACAATACGAGAAGCATCACCGGACATACTCTGCGGTGGCTTCCCCTGTCAGGATTATTCTGTAGCAAAGCCTTTGTCGCAATCTGATGGGCTCGCCGGAAAAAAGGGCGTTTTGTGGTGGTCCATCGCCGCATTGCTCAAACAGCGAATCATGGATGGCGAACCCGTCAAATACGTAATGCTCGAAAATGTGGACCGACTGATTTCGAGTCCGGCGTCGTGCAAGGGACGTGATTTCGCAGTCATCCTTGCTACTTTGAATTCGCTTGGGTACGCAGCTGAGTGGAGAGTCGTCAACGCAGCGGACTACGGCTACGCGCAGCGCCGCCGACGCATTTTCATCGTTGCTTACCATGAGTCCACAGGCGTCTACGAGAACATGGAGACTGCCAGCCTTGCGTCCGCCAGTTCCGGGTGGCTTGACCATTCAGTCCTCAACGACGCACTTCCCTGCGTTCCTCGCAATCCACTTGACGGTGCCACTCCGGCGTTAAACCTTCATTCAGACCCGTTCGACGAACAGCTCCATTACCGCCCCCTCTCGAATGGCAAATCGCGATTTTCAAAGTGCGGATTGATGCTCGACGGCGCAGTTCGAACCTTCGCTGTCGACGCGGCAGAAATCGCTGACTTCACCGAGTTCACCGGTCAAGCAACACCGCTTACGCTCGGGGACATCGTCCGCAAGACTGGTCCAGTTCCGACAACTTTCTACATCAAGCAAGAAGACGAGGAAAATTGGCTTGCCGCGAAGGCAGCAAAGAAAACTCCCCGAACGAAAAACGGTTTTGCATATAACTATTCAGAAGGTGCAATGTCGTTCCCCGACCCCTTAGACCGTCCGTCGCGAACGGTCATCACGTCAGAAGGCGGGACCACCGCAGCGCGCACAAAACACGCAATTCGCGAGTCCAGCGGCCTACTTCGCCGCCTGACTCCAGAAGAGCTGGAGGCCCTCAATGGTTTCCCTCGCCGCTTTACCGAAATGCCCGGTGTGTCCGACGCAACGCGTGCAATGTTGATGGGCAATGCATTGGTCGTGCCGCTCGTGACCCGTATTGGCGAGGCGTTACACAAAGCCCATGTCCAGCATACGAGCGAAAGCTAA